One region of Marivirga arenosa genomic DNA includes:
- a CDS encoding glycosyltransferase yields MKNKYRILFVGYWNVDDGLTHATIFPHLEILKKMDSVEYLHFCNTQREGLKEVSRKKVIILSDDYTPLYSKNLPLNHLNKVYDFIQFPKLIKDLCIKHQINFIISRGAPAGALAYLATKKLKIPFIVESFEPHAEYMKAGGTWNEYDPRYIFQKRWERRQIKKAKALITVTQNYREALIHKGVSKERVFVVPCAINHNQFFQDNYIRNKIRDELKVTPSSILGVYAGKFGGLYLEEEAFEIFQQVFKSIENFELLLLTNTDKDWIKKMIELYQLPSNRIHTRFVGYQKVNDYLNAADFAFALYKSNEVSSFLSPVKLAEYWAVGLPVLLTPKVGDEQDWLEEKGLGVIWDNKSKKIFDHILSYDSEKISKVGRNIRSIEIVKSTYKDILI; encoded by the coding sequence ATGAAAAACAAGTACAGAATTTTGTTTGTAGGTTATTGGAATGTAGATGATGGTTTGACCCATGCTACCATTTTCCCTCATTTAGAAATTTTGAAAAAAATGGACTCAGTCGAATATCTACATTTCTGTAATACGCAACGAGAGGGTTTAAAAGAAGTAAGCCGTAAGAAGGTTATAATCTTATCAGATGATTATACCCCTTTGTACTCAAAAAACCTACCATTAAATCATCTCAACAAAGTTTATGATTTTATTCAATTTCCTAAGTTGATAAAAGATTTATGTATAAAACATCAAATCAACTTTATTATTAGTAGAGGAGCTCCAGCAGGAGCTTTGGCATATTTGGCAACTAAAAAATTAAAAATTCCTTTTATTGTTGAATCCTTTGAGCCTCATGCAGAATACATGAAAGCTGGAGGAACATGGAATGAGTATGATCCTCGCTATATTTTTCAGAAGAGATGGGAAAGAAGACAAATAAAGAAAGCAAAAGCTCTAATAACAGTAACTCAGAATTATCGTGAAGCTTTAATTCATAAAGGAGTCTCTAAAGAACGAGTGTTTGTTGTGCCTTGTGCTATTAATCATAATCAATTTTTTCAAGATAATTACATAAGAAACAAAATAAGAGATGAGTTAAAGGTTACACCAAGTTCAATATTAGGAGTCTATGCTGGGAAATTTGGAGGACTTTATCTGGAGGAAGAAGCATTTGAAATTTTCCAGCAAGTCTTCAAATCAATTGAGAACTTCGAACTATTGTTACTTACAAATACTGACAAAGACTGGATTAAAAAAATGATTGAGTTATATCAACTACCTTCCAACCGAATCCATACGAGGTTTGTCGGTTACCAAAAAGTAAATGATTACTTGAATGCCGCAGATTTTGCCTTTGCTTTGTATAAATCAAATGAAGTGAGTTCCTTTCTAAGTCCTGTCAAACTTGCCGAATATTGGGCAGTTGGATTACCAGTGCTTTTAACACCAAAAGTAGGCGATGAACAGGATTGGTTGGAGGAGAAGGGATTAGGTGTTATCTGGGATAATAAGTCTAAAAAAATATTTGATCATATTTTAAGTTATGATTCGGAAAAAATAAGCAAAGTAGGACGAAATATAAGAAGTATTGAAATTGTTAAGTCAACATATAAAGACATATTAATTTGA
- a CDS encoding PKD domain-containing protein — MKQLFILVVFLFCYENIFGQIVNADFDLPNSVCLEENISLTNNSINFDSLEWDFCFTSITDETTVSELTSLTDARRPLSADYIRLDNIWYGLAVNWASNTITRMTFRNGIDSAPTLIEDLGNVGNQLSQPASIRMIIQEDTVYALVHNWSGQKLVSLKFANGISNVPIAKEVYSGVGQSFPKMEIINSPTELIAGIINPNGTLQLVDFRNNIQNNITATNIYTSSTISGMNDTRSIKFIEEGGNWYGFVGSFANGNIGRLDFGSNLMDGFENSVSNVTSNLYEGGSINNIEIIKEGLEYRLHILTFQGRIFKVNLGVNIDTVGIISGSTRYGNESSYAEGYNIRFIKDSGEHKGILINDRNRRVYIINTYSNCSSNVTFSVEMEPSPFYLNNGVKVIELTAFDSNGNSSTITKEITVTNNQAPNITYTTGDNLCISNPIQFSSQSTANISSYNWDFGDGNTSTAENPAYNYSTPGDYEVRLNVTDANGCNNLFVDTVSVYAEPVADFQATAQGSICSQKPIMFENLASLPTEATFEWDLGDGTTSTEENPVHEYAAAGDYTITQIINMAGCVVEKTKTITVNPGPLVSFETNNNCLGELIQFANTSEGEFLDNYTWDLGDGTQTTQANPSHQYDTAGVYQVQLTAFTTNGCDFTITQEVEISPLANVAFEADVACANQDTQFTQLVTVDQSNITDYLWDFGVAGVQTDISSEADPEFIFPEAGTYEVGLQVTTSDGCTSFSSQSITVNEVPNAEFDAENNCIGQLRKFTPQDTINSISHFWELRDNVGSIVQTSQETVFEYQFDVEGTYELTYRQENENLCSSTNSQLIEIYEEPLPDFSWDKACVGTAIQIENLSDLKGNSLKSYNWSIDGEIRSNALNPEFIFEDTGSYEINLILETQSGCSQNISKIIDIKPSPESFFQLNQKVGAYPFDIATTADNADIISSVLWTLDGDSISSDQELTYTINEVGTYLLGLRLVNAEGCVDEYFEQIKVREPSLDVALNNLTVNEDCEFTSFILNIRNRGSLVPERIDLRIDLGSYEVTETVNAPIYPEDNRNYSLSLKLTEEQRKGLKKICIEASAKSSIIDEDNLVNNKVCTNLESGFQVLEIYPNPAISQITIPIITPESDVLSFRLEDSNGKNINNFNYSLEAGYNEISFQRDNISSGVYFLRFRFQGEEVIKKLIFQ, encoded by the coding sequence TTGAAGCAGTTATTTATTTTAGTGGTTTTTCTCTTTTGCTATGAGAATATTTTTGGACAAATAGTAAATGCGGATTTTGACCTTCCGAATTCAGTTTGTCTCGAGGAAAACATATCATTAACTAATAATTCTATTAATTTTGACAGTTTAGAATGGGATTTTTGCTTTACTTCAATTACAGATGAAACAACGGTCTCGGAATTAACCAGTTTAACTGATGCAAGACGTCCACTTTCAGCTGATTATATTAGGCTTGATAATATTTGGTATGGATTAGCTGTAAATTGGGCTTCAAATACAATTACAAGAATGACCTTTAGAAATGGTATTGATTCTGCTCCCACTTTAATTGAGGATTTGGGAAATGTTGGAAATCAGCTAAGCCAGCCAGCATCTATAAGGATGATAATTCAAGAAGACACAGTTTACGCTTTAGTTCATAACTGGTCTGGTCAAAAGTTGGTAAGTTTGAAGTTTGCAAATGGTATATCGAACGTTCCAATTGCAAAAGAGGTATATTCAGGTGTTGGGCAATCGTTTCCCAAAATGGAAATAATTAACAGTCCAACAGAGCTTATTGCAGGAATCATAAATCCAAATGGAACATTGCAATTAGTCGATTTCCGAAATAATATTCAAAATAATATTACTGCCACAAATATTTACACTTCTTCAACAATTTCTGGAATGAATGATACACGCTCAATTAAGTTCATTGAAGAAGGTGGTAATTGGTATGGATTTGTTGGATCATTCGCGAATGGAAATATAGGTAGGTTAGATTTTGGATCGAACTTAATGGATGGTTTTGAGAATAGTGTTTCTAATGTCACATCGAATTTATACGAAGGTGGGAGTATAAATAATATTGAAATTATAAAAGAAGGCCTTGAATACAGATTACATATTTTGACGTTTCAAGGTAGGATATTCAAGGTAAACCTGGGAGTGAATATAGATACAGTTGGTATCATAAGTGGTTCTACAAGATATGGAAATGAAAGCAGTTATGCAGAAGGGTATAATATAAGATTTATCAAGGATTCTGGCGAACACAAGGGAATTTTAATAAATGATAGAAACAGGAGAGTTTATATAATTAATACCTATTCAAATTGTTCTTCGAATGTTACATTTAGTGTTGAAATGGAACCATCTCCATTTTATTTGAATAATGGTGTGAAAGTAATTGAACTGACTGCCTTCGACTCCAACGGAAACTCCTCCACCATCACCAAAGAAATAACAGTCACCAACAACCAAGCCCCTAATATCACCTACACCACTGGTGATAATTTATGTATTTCAAACCCGATTCAATTTAGCAGTCAAAGTACAGCCAATATCAGTAGTTATAACTGGGATTTTGGAGATGGCAATACCAGTACAGCTGAGAATCCAGCATACAATTACAGTACTCCAGGGGATTATGAAGTGCGTTTAAATGTAACCGATGCAAATGGTTGTAATAACCTTTTTGTCGATACGGTGAGCGTTTATGCAGAACCCGTAGCGGACTTTCAAGCAACAGCTCAGGGAAGTATTTGCTCTCAAAAACCTATCATGTTTGAGAATTTAGCTTCTTTACCAACTGAAGCCACCTTTGAATGGGATTTAGGAGATGGAACTACTTCAACGGAAGAAAACCCCGTTCATGAATATGCAGCAGCTGGAGATTATACCATTACTCAAATTATTAATATGGCAGGGTGTGTTGTGGAAAAAACCAAAACCATTACGGTAAATCCTGGGCCATTAGTTTCTTTTGAAACCAATAATAATTGTTTAGGTGAACTCATTCAATTTGCTAATACTTCAGAAGGGGAGTTTTTGGATAATTACACTTGGGATTTGGGGGATGGAACTCAAACTACTCAGGCAAATCCAAGTCATCAATATGATACAGCGGGAGTGTATCAAGTGCAACTAACCGCTTTTACGACCAATGGCTGTGACTTTACCATTACGCAAGAAGTGGAGATCTCACCTTTAGCCAATGTGGCTTTTGAAGCTGATGTGGCATGTGCCAATCAGGATACTCAATTTACGCAATTGGTCACTGTCGATCAATCAAATATTACAGATTACTTATGGGATTTTGGTGTGGCTGGCGTTCAAACGGATATTTCCTCAGAAGCTGATCCCGAATTTATTTTTCCAGAAGCAGGAACCTATGAAGTAGGCTTGCAAGTGACGACTTCCGATGGCTGTACCTCCTTTTCATCACAAAGCATTACAGTAAACGAAGTACCTAATGCTGAATTTGATGCCGAGAATAACTGTATAGGTCAATTAAGAAAATTCACTCCACAAGATACTATCAATAGTATTTCTCATTTTTGGGAATTGAGAGATAATGTTGGCAGTATAGTTCAGACTAGTCAGGAGACTGTATTTGAATACCAATTTGATGTTGAAGGAACTTACGAACTGACTTATAGACAAGAAAATGAGAATTTATGCAGTTCAACTAATAGTCAGCTTATTGAGATTTATGAAGAACCTCTCCCTGATTTCAGCTGGGATAAAGCCTGTGTTGGAACTGCCATTCAAATCGAAAATCTGAGTGATTTAAAAGGCAATTCATTAAAAAGTTATAACTGGAGTATTGATGGAGAAATTAGATCCAATGCTTTAAATCCAGAGTTTATTTTTGAAGATACTGGCTCTTATGAAATTAATTTGATCTTGGAAACGCAATCCGGTTGTTCTCAAAATATTAGCAAAATCATTGATATTAAACCTTCGCCAGAGTCCTTCTTCCAGCTTAATCAAAAGGTAGGAGCTTATCCATTTGATATCGCTACTACTGCCGATAATGCTGATATCATTTCATCAGTTCTCTGGACATTAGATGGGGATAGTATTTCTAGCGATCAAGAATTAACCTATACTATTAATGAAGTGGGTACTTATTTGCTAGGCCTAAGATTAGTCAATGCTGAAGGCTGTGTGGATGAGTATTTTGAGCAGATAAAGGTTAGAGAACCAAGCCTTGATGTGGCCCTGAATAATTTAACTGTGAATGAAGATTGTGAGTTTACCTCTTTTATTCTTAATATCAGAAATAGGGGATCATTGGTTCCAGAAAGAATTGATCTTAGAATAGATTTAGGTTCCTATGAAGTAACAGAAACAGTTAATGCCCCGATCTATCCAGAAGACAATAGAAATTATTCTTTAAGCCTAAAATTAACGGAGGAACAACGTAAAGGCTTGAAGAAGATCTGCATAGAAGCTAGCGCCAAATCTTCTATTATTGATGAGGACAATCTTGTAAACAATAAAGTTTGCACGAATCTGGAAAGTGGTTTTCAGGTATTGGAAATCTATCCTAATCCAGCTATTAGTCAAATTACTATTCCAATTATCACCCCAGAAAGTGATGTTTTAAGTTTTAGATTAGAAGACAGTAATGGTAAAAATATTAATAACTTCAATTATTCTCTAGAAGCGGGTTATAATGAAATCTCTTTCCAAAGAGATAACATTAGTTCTGGCGTTTACTTCTTGAGATTCCGTTTCCAAGGCGAAGAAGTCATCAAGAAGTTGATTTTCCAATAA